From Stigmatella erecta, one genomic window encodes:
- a CDS encoding PAS domain-containing hybrid sensor histidine kinase/response regulator, translating to MESPEKRLSSTGVEESAEELYDSAPCGYISTLPDGTLVRANQTFLRWMGYSPEELLGHKRLQDLLTGGGRIFHETHYAPLLQLQGAVNELTFDLVRKNGQRFPVLLNTVQKKDASGKTLFHRTTLFDITDRKNYERELVLARKKAEQATQAKADFLSMMSHEIRTPMNAIIGLSNLLGQAPLPPLYQEYVRILRSSSENLLGLLNSILDFNKLEAGKMALEERRFDLRQLLHGICSGLSVKAEEKKLAIRVEFEPRVPSELMGDPVKLGQVLTNLLGNAIKFTEQGAVTLGVRLLETDADGVSLGFRVSDTGIGIDQDRLAQIFDEFTQASYDITWKYGGSGLGLTICQKLLELHGSKMHVASVPGEGSTFSFDVRLKVAPDAVALDVPEDEALLDARALQGLKVLVAEDNAVNVFVLSQFLRRWGVDFDVVGNGRLAVERAQAHRYDAVLMDLQMPQMDGYEATQLLRNHAIARLRRLPIIALSASVLLGPEAREDVGFTDFVGKPFLPQELFLALARHGVRAQAPAEKACPQEPAGQALPGVQAPAPELRFDLQRFKGLAEGDRSGEVELSTIAIGTFEKQKHDLRRALETGNVEAFDFLTHQLKMPLELMQPRVLCGALEQGRKLLQNPGGSADSLHAVIRTIHEELDAILDALKEDVGYVPPGTPRV from the coding sequence GTGGAAAGCCCAGAGAAGAGACTGTCCAGCACCGGGGTGGAGGAGAGCGCCGAGGAGCTGTACGACAGCGCGCCCTGTGGCTACATCTCCACGCTGCCTGACGGCACCCTGGTCCGGGCCAACCAGACCTTCCTGCGGTGGATGGGCTATTCGCCGGAGGAGCTGCTGGGGCACAAGCGGCTCCAGGATCTGCTCACGGGCGGGGGGCGCATCTTCCACGAGACGCACTACGCGCCCCTGCTCCAGCTCCAGGGGGCCGTGAACGAGCTGACGTTCGATCTGGTGCGCAAGAACGGCCAGCGGTTCCCGGTGCTGCTCAACACCGTGCAGAAGAAGGACGCGTCGGGCAAGACGCTGTTCCACCGGACCACGCTGTTCGACATCACCGACCGCAAGAACTACGAGCGAGAGCTGGTGCTGGCCCGGAAGAAAGCCGAGCAGGCCACGCAGGCCAAGGCGGACTTCCTGTCCATGATGAGCCATGAGATCCGCACCCCGATGAACGCCATCATCGGGCTGTCGAACCTGCTGGGGCAGGCCCCGCTGCCGCCGCTGTACCAGGAGTACGTGCGCATCCTGCGAAGCTCGTCCGAGAACCTGCTGGGGTTGCTCAACAGCATCCTGGACTTCAACAAGCTGGAGGCGGGGAAGATGGCGCTGGAGGAGCGGCGGTTCGACCTGCGCCAGCTGCTCCACGGCATCTGCTCCGGCCTGAGCGTCAAGGCGGAGGAGAAGAAGCTGGCCATCCGGGTGGAGTTCGAGCCGCGGGTGCCCAGCGAGCTGATGGGAGACCCCGTCAAGCTGGGCCAGGTGCTCACCAACCTGCTGGGCAATGCCATCAAGTTCACCGAGCAGGGCGCGGTGACGCTGGGAGTCCGGCTGCTCGAGACGGACGCGGACGGGGTGTCCCTGGGCTTCCGGGTGTCGGACACGGGCATTGGCATCGACCAGGACCGGCTGGCGCAGATCTTCGACGAGTTCACCCAGGCCAGCTACGACATCACCTGGAAGTACGGCGGCTCTGGCCTGGGGCTGACCATCTGCCAGAAGCTCCTGGAGCTTCACGGCAGCAAGATGCACGTGGCGAGCGTGCCGGGCGAGGGCTCCACGTTCTCCTTCGACGTGCGGCTGAAGGTGGCCCCGGACGCCGTGGCCCTGGACGTGCCGGAGGACGAGGCGCTGCTGGATGCGCGGGCGCTCCAGGGGCTCAAGGTGCTGGTGGCCGAGGACAACGCCGTCAACGTCTTCGTGCTCTCCCAGTTCCTGCGCCGGTGGGGCGTGGACTTCGACGTGGTGGGCAACGGCAGGCTCGCCGTGGAGCGGGCCCAGGCGCACCGGTACGACGCGGTGCTGATGGACTTGCAGATGCCGCAGATGGACGGCTACGAGGCCACCCAGCTCCTGCGCAACCATGCCATCGCCCGGCTGCGGCGGTTGCCCATCATCGCCCTGTCGGCCTCGGTGCTGCTGGGGCCGGAGGCGCGCGAGGACGTGGGCTTCACGGACTTCGTCGGCAAGCCCTTCCTGCCCCAGGAGCTCTTCTTGGCGCTCGCCCGGCACGGCGTCCGCGCCCAGGCTCCGGCGGAGAAGGCATGCCCCCAGGAGCCTGCCGGGCAGGCGCTCCCTGGGGTGCAGGCCCCTGCGCCCGAGCTGCGCTTTGATCTCCAGCGCTTCAAGGGCCTGGCGGAGGGGGACCGGTCGGGAGAGGTCGAGCTGAGCACCATCGCCATCGGGACCTTCGAGAAGCAGAAGCATGATCTCCGCAGGGCCCTGGAGACGGGCAACGTGGAGGCGTTCGACTTTCTGACCCACCAGCTCAAGATGCCCCTGGAGCTGATGCAGCCCCGGGTGCTGTGCGGGGCGCTGGAGCAGGGCCGGAAGCTGCTCCAGAACCCGGGGGGCAGCGCGGACAGCCTCCACGCCGTCATCCGCACCATCCACGAGGAGCTGGATGCCATCCTGGATGCGCTGAAGGAGGACGTGGGCTACGTCCCGCCGGGAACGCCTCGGGTGTGA
- a CDS encoding protein kinase domain-containing protein, with protein MLASDTLVLDGRFRVLQPLGAGGMGQVYLGEQVSLGRKVAIKVLHQDLHLQPGMAERFKREAQLLSAVEHPAVVRIIDFGESEHSACLVMELVEGESLDGVLQKGPLAPERALTVLRQLAEGLGAIHAQGIIHRDIKPENVFLTQGARGEQARLLDFGIARLVEPDADSAVSQVGMVLGTPEYLSPEQAVGARADVRSDLYCLGVLAYRVLSGQLPFPGPSPRQFIAQHASAAPLPLDRVAPGLATHPTLVPLVMRLLEKEPSRRFQTAHELADALSAAATLPLPASALPPGASASGPAQPVSTGTAAFGAPPPVLDGEAPAPSEGPRVWSPPAGGSSTAAFGGPLPPVSSGTALFGTAAPPSSGTLTSKPQNLTVMLTSIQGFSERVARQTHEEHLRTLQTYEELLVPALREREGKLVQKREDSLLAVFASPTGAVLCGMEMQDRLWRHNQTLPPEGQLRVRICLHTGEVLLARGMVIGEPMQLVKSVEQVALAGEVTFTESVNLARNRVGTEGEPCGTIALPGVGGALQLYRAKRAAEGLPFGGQANPEASLAKRTGMLGMRPRLAWPRGPGLPGRTLRLAVGGMAAGLFLLGSGAAVWHWNRSPDIQARRLLKADKPAEALKRIDAVPLEERKQDAALQGTRARALHALNRHTEELNTLLALEAAGKEDVAPEVLEGLAEDFGEDEGDKGLRKLLGAFPRKALHGHFESLAEGEYSPKQWGALRYLEAMQDTEGVDLVRVYTAALAAKSCGVRAKAARRLGALGDADAVPALTKLATAPKERTVFSGKNCGQDEAADALQLLKKKAN; from the coding sequence GTGCTTGCCTCCGACACCCTCGTTCTCGATGGCCGCTTCCGGGTACTCCAGCCCCTGGGCGCCGGAGGCATGGGGCAGGTGTACCTGGGCGAGCAGGTGTCGCTGGGCCGCAAGGTGGCCATCAAGGTCCTCCACCAGGATCTGCACCTGCAGCCGGGCATGGCGGAGCGCTTCAAGCGCGAGGCCCAGCTCCTGTCGGCCGTGGAGCACCCGGCCGTCGTGCGGATCATCGACTTTGGCGAGTCCGAGCACTCGGCCTGCCTGGTGATGGAGCTGGTGGAGGGCGAGAGCCTCGATGGCGTGCTCCAGAAGGGCCCGCTCGCCCCGGAGCGCGCCCTCACCGTGCTGCGCCAGCTCGCCGAAGGGCTGGGCGCCATCCACGCCCAGGGCATCATCCACCGCGACATCAAGCCGGAGAACGTCTTCCTCACCCAGGGCGCCCGGGGCGAGCAGGCACGGCTCCTGGACTTCGGCATCGCGCGGCTCGTCGAGCCCGACGCGGACAGCGCCGTGAGCCAGGTGGGCATGGTGCTGGGCACCCCGGAGTACCTCTCCCCCGAGCAGGCCGTGGGCGCCCGCGCCGACGTGCGAAGTGATTTGTACTGCCTGGGCGTGCTCGCCTACCGCGTGCTCTCCGGGCAGCTGCCCTTTCCCGGCCCCAGCCCGCGCCAGTTCATCGCCCAGCATGCCAGCGCCGCCCCCCTGCCCCTGGACCGGGTCGCGCCGGGGCTGGCCACGCACCCCACCCTGGTGCCCCTGGTGATGCGGCTGCTGGAGAAGGAGCCCTCCCGCCGCTTCCAGACCGCCCACGAGCTGGCGGACGCCCTGTCCGCCGCCGCCACCCTGCCCTTGCCGGCCTCTGCCCTGCCCCCGGGCGCCTCCGCCTCCGGCCCCGCGCAGCCAGTCTCTACCGGCACCGCGGCCTTCGGGGCGCCGCCCCCCGTGCTGGACGGAGAGGCCCCGGCCCCCAGCGAGGGCCCCCGGGTGTGGAGCCCGCCCGCGGGCGGGAGCTCCACGGCCGCTTTTGGCGGCCCACTGCCCCCGGTCAGCTCGGGCACGGCCCTCTTCGGGACCGCGGCGCCGCCCTCCAGCGGCACGCTGACGAGCAAGCCGCAGAACCTCACGGTGATGCTCACGAGCATCCAGGGCTTCTCGGAGCGCGTCGCCCGGCAGACGCACGAGGAGCACCTGCGCACGCTGCAGACCTACGAGGAGCTCCTGGTGCCCGCGCTGCGCGAGCGCGAGGGGAAGCTCGTGCAGAAGCGCGAGGACTCGCTGCTCGCGGTGTTTGCCTCGCCCACGGGCGCGGTGCTCTGCGGCATGGAGATGCAGGACCGGCTCTGGCGGCACAACCAGACGCTGCCCCCGGAGGGCCAGCTGCGCGTGCGCATCTGCCTGCACACGGGCGAAGTGCTGCTCGCGCGCGGCATGGTGATTGGCGAGCCCATGCAGCTCGTCAAGTCCGTGGAGCAGGTGGCCCTGGCGGGCGAAGTCACCTTCACCGAGTCCGTGAACCTGGCGCGCAACCGGGTGGGCACGGAGGGCGAGCCCTGCGGCACCATCGCCCTGCCCGGCGTGGGCGGGGCGCTCCAGCTCTACCGCGCCAAGCGCGCCGCCGAGGGGCTGCCTTTCGGCGGCCAGGCGAACCCGGAGGCCTCGCTGGCCAAGCGGACCGGGATGCTGGGAATGCGTCCCCGGCTCGCCTGGCCGCGGGGCCCCGGCCTGCCAGGGCGCACGCTCCGGCTCGCGGTGGGAGGCATGGCCGCGGGACTGTTCCTGCTGGGAAGCGGGGCCGCGGTGTGGCACTGGAACCGGAGCCCCGATATCCAGGCGCGGCGGCTGCTGAAGGCGGACAAGCCCGCCGAGGCGCTCAAGCGCATCGACGCGGTGCCCCTGGAGGAGCGCAAGCAGGACGCGGCGCTCCAGGGCACCCGGGCGCGGGCGCTGCACGCGCTGAACCGCCACACCGAGGAGCTCAACACCCTGCTGGCGCTGGAGGCGGCCGGCAAGGAGGACGTGGCGCCCGAGGTGCTGGAGGGGCTCGCGGAGGACTTCGGCGAGGACGAGGGGGACAAGGGGCTGCGCAAGCTGCTGGGCGCGTTTCCCAGGAAGGCCCTGCACGGGCACTTCGAGTCCCTGGCCGAGGGCGAGTACTCGCCCAAGCAGTGGGGCGCGCTGCGCTACCTGGAGGCCATGCAGGACACCGAGGGGGTGGACCTCGTGCGCGTGTACACGGCGGCGCTGGCGGCGAAGAGCTGCGGCGTCCGGGCCAAGGCGGCGCGGCGCCTCGGCGCCCTGGGAGACGCGGACGCGGTGCCCGCGCTCACGAAGCTGGCCACCGCGCCCAAGGAGCGGACCGTGTTCTCGGGGAAGAACTGCGGCCAGGACGAAGCGGCCGACGCGCTTCAGCTCCTGAAGAAGAAGGCGAACTGA
- a CDS encoding alpha/beta fold hydrolase: MLLAHGYGCDQNVWRHIAPAFETDYRLVLFDHVGAGQSDTTAYVRSKYSTLKGYANDVLEICRELDLKDAIFVGHSVSTMIGLLAAIAEPHRFERMIMVGPSPCYIDDGSYAGGFTRQDIEELLESLESNYLGWSSAITPVIMGNPDRPELAAELNNSFCRADPEIAKHFARVTFLSDNRADLPKLKARTLILQCAQDVIAPESVGRYLHGTLARSELRLMRATGHCPHLSAPEETIDAMRSFLAA, from the coding sequence ATGCTGCTGGCTCATGGGTACGGCTGTGACCAAAACGTCTGGCGCCACATCGCCCCGGCCTTCGAGACGGACTACCGGCTGGTGCTGTTCGACCACGTGGGGGCCGGGCAGTCGGATACCACGGCGTACGTCCGCAGCAAGTACAGCACCCTGAAGGGCTACGCGAACGACGTGCTGGAGATCTGCCGGGAGCTGGACCTGAAGGACGCCATCTTCGTGGGCCACTCGGTGAGCACGATGATCGGCCTGCTGGCGGCGATCGCCGAGCCGCACCGGTTCGAGCGCATGATCATGGTGGGCCCCTCGCCCTGCTACATCGACGATGGGAGCTACGCGGGGGGCTTCACCCGGCAGGACATCGAGGAGCTGCTGGAGTCGCTCGAGAGCAACTACCTGGGGTGGTCCAGCGCCATCACCCCGGTCATCATGGGCAACCCGGACCGCCCGGAGCTGGCCGCGGAGCTGAACAACAGCTTCTGCCGGGCCGATCCGGAGATCGCCAAGCACTTCGCGCGCGTCACCTTTCTGTCGGACAACCGGGCGGACCTGCCGAAGCTGAAGGCCCGCACGCTCATCCTCCAGTGCGCTCAGGACGTCATCGCGCCGGAGTCCGTGGGCCGGTACCTGCACGGCACGCTGGCCCGGAGCGAGCTGCGGCTGATGCGCGCTACCGGACACTGTCCTCACCTCAGCGCCCCCGAAGAGACCATTGATGCCATGAGAAGTTTCCTCGCCGCTTGA